A stretch of the Oncorhynchus mykiss isolate Arlee chromosome 23, USDA_OmykA_1.1, whole genome shotgun sequence genome encodes the following:
- the pde6gb gene encoding phosphodiesterase 6G, cGMP-specific, rod, gamma, paralog b, whose protein sequence is MNLEVPKLEIKSATRVTGGPATPRKGPPKFKQRQTRQFKSKPPKKGIQGFGDDIPGMEGLGTDITVICPWEAFNHLELSELAKYGII, encoded by the exons ATGAATCTCGAGGTCCCCAAGTTGGAGATCAAGTCTGCCACCCGTGTCACCGGGGGCCCTGCCACGCCACGCAAGGGACCCCCTAAATTCAAGCAGAGACAGACTCGCCAGTTCAAGAGCAAGCCCCCCAAGAAGGGAATCCAGGG CTTTGGTGATGATATCCCTGGAATGGAGGGTTTAGGCACTG ATATCACAGTCATCTGCCCCTGGGAGGCCTTCAACCACCTGGAGCTTAGCGAGCTGGCCAAGTATGGTATCATCTAA